Genomic window (Leptospira bouyouniensis):
GTACTACTGGTCATGCAGAAGTAATCAAAATTGAATACAACCCCGAGATTATATCTTTCTCAAAAATTCTCGAGATTTTTTGGGCATCCCACGATCCTACTACCCTCAACAAACAAGGGAATGATGTTGGGACACAATATAGGTCTGTGATTTTTTATTTAAACGAGAAACAAAAAGAATTAGCTGTCGATTCAAAACGCAAACATGCGTATTTATTTCCAGATCCTATTGTCACGGAAATCTCACCTGCTCCGACTTTTTATCCAGCAGAAGATTACCACCAAAATTA
Coding sequences:
- the msrA gene encoding peptide-methionine (S)-S-oxide reductase MsrA — encoded protein: MTENAILGGGCFWCTEAVYLRIPGISSVVSGYAGGTTPNPSYKEICTGTTGHAEVIKIEYNPEIISFSKILEIFWASHDPTTLNKQGNDVGTQYRSVIFYLNEKQKELAVDSKRKHAYLFPDPIVTEISPAPTFYPAEDYHQNYFTLNPQNPYCHYVIFPKLKKLGLKLN